In Aspergillus chevalieri M1 DNA, chromosome 7, nearly complete sequence, the sequence GCGAAGGTGTCATCAGTTGCGGCTGTGACGTAGGATTTGGAACGTTTCGATGGGTCCCCTGTCCTGCGAGCATGTAGGAATAGGCTGGTTGGATCAGGGGATTCTCTGTTCCTTGATCCGGAAACGCAGCCTCATTTGTATTCCATCCTCTCTGGTTCCAGGTTATACCGTAGTAATCATTCCAAACGTTTTGTGGTGTACTAGGCAGCACGTGCGCAGCAGCTTGGCCGTTGTATACTGCAGCAGAAGGATCCTCGTAGTTGACACCATGCTCGACGCCGTATGACTGCCGAGGAAACGCAGAGTGCGTGTCGACTGGTCCCATGTAGTAGTTTGGCGACCGCGAATACGGTGAGTACCGTACGTTCGACACTGCAGCCAGCTTCTGGTGCATTTGAGCATACATGTTCACGTTGGGTGGCGAAGGGTTCGCAGCACCACCCACGGCAGGACAATGCATTGATTTGACCTTTGCAAAAGGATACAGGTTAGAATTTACCACCAGTGACAAGAGCAAGTTAACTCACCCTCAAGAAATGGCATCTTGTTTCTTCGCCTGCATTTCGACAGTTCGTGCAAGCCTGTCCGTCTTCGTTTTCGCCACTGCATTTGATCTTTCGCTGTCGGCATCGGGCACACTGATGGTATATGTGAGCTTCATTTCGCGAGATGCTTCCCATGCTAGACATTCTACTTACTGCAAGTCGACTGCGACGTTTGTTCGGGTCCttgttctctctttctcGAGAAGGGCTGACACGAGAGATGCTTTGCTTCAGGGCGTCTCGTTGCTGTCCATGGCGAGTGGAGCGTCGTGCCGATGGGAAAGGTTCCTTTTTGATATGGTGATTATGATGATGAAGGTTGATTTTCTCGTCTTGGGGCAAGAGCTGGTGAGCCATAGCTTCGTTCAGTGCACCAGTAGACGCAGTCATATCCCTCATCCTAAGAGCCTCATACAAGACACGGAGAATTTAAGATATAAAAAGTAAATATGACAACGATACTTGTCAGGGAAAGCAAGATGTAAAGAAGaataagaagaagagaagaaagaaaagtggGTTATGGGGTTATGAATAACATGCCTCGTGGATTCTGCAAGCATTAAAAGGAGTCCCGGGGTTATGTAGATGCAAAGATTTGAGGCCATGGGAGTCTAGTATGGACTGGATATTGATTCACGCTGATTGTTGATtgtcattcttttttttttttttaaccgGTGCCAGCAGACCAGGGCTGCTCAGACTCCACACCATAACCCCATCTGGAATTCCCCCTCAAAACTGGTAAAGTCACTAGTGCATTTTCATACATACAAAAAGAGTGTGATCAGTTTGATACTGCCAGTAATTCCCTGCTGCGCCGTCGTACCAGGGGGGTAAGAAAAGCAAGTATGCAGAATCCCGTGTCGCATCTTATATTCCCAGATCATGTACGGAGAAAGGTTGGAATACCCGACATAGTGCTGGCGGCAGGCCAGACATCCAGAATATCCCGGAATTTTTAGAGGACTTGTTTCACACGAGTAACGTCGTACTGCTTTGCAAGTGACCTGATAATCTTAAGCGGCGTGCAATCGTCCAAAACTGGAACAATTGAAGCTCCCCGCGGAACGCTTTCTAGACCAGCCGTGATAGAGAAAAGGCTCCACTGTGTTTGCTGTTTCTTTGACCGTCTTTTTCTCTCGCGATAGGGATATCCTTCGTTTCTTCGCAGTAGTAAAAGATCTGCCATCAATGCCCAGGTCAAAGTTCCAGATGCTGTTCGTCGCTGCAAAGAAGGCCGCCACCGACTACGTTTGCATGAGTTCCCAGAAAGCATGCATTGATTGGCTACATCCGCGGTGGAATAAACGCGGAAGGCACGATGTTTGCCCTGTTTCTAGGGCGATCCATGGGCCTGACAGCTGCAATTCTCCTGGTTTAGTATCAAACAGACAAGGACCAGCCATTTAGTCTCGGCCGGAGCCTTTTAGCGTGCAGCCGCTAAGCAGGCGACAATGTCGGGCGTTCATGAACCCTATCAGGGCGATCAAGGATAATTCGACGCCGAACAGGAACGGAAGggggaaaaaggaaaaagcgAAAAGGTACCATACAATCGGGACTTTCCTCCCTTAAAGGGAACCGGGCAAACGAAGGTCTCCAAGACAGCCATTCTGATGTTTCGGGACGTTTGAAAATCTCGTCGCAACAGGGCGATCTTCGTGGTTCGCGTTCAGGTCACCAACTAGTCCCACCAACGCGCAGATGAATCAAGTCCATAACCGAATCAGTTAAGACACATTGACAGAAGTCAGAAATGGACGAGTCACGTTGGGAGTACTCTTGCTCCACCGTAGTGGTGTTTTCATCACTACATATACGAGGCTGGACCGACACATAGAAGGCAAAACAACAATTAGCGAacgagagaaaaaagaaaagaagacgGACTGGCACAAAGAAGATACAAGTATAAAATaatatccatatcatattATCATCAATCGAACAAATCGGAAGACAGCCGCCGACTGAAAAATGTTTAGTTGCATGCAGCCCAGGGATTTGTGGAATAAGACCGACCCAGTTGGTAAGATGAATGAAGCTGCCATCAAAATGCGTTATGGTGTCCTGCATTGCAATTGATCGTGATTGAGACCGTTTGGTCACAGGTTCAGCTCAATGGAAACGTCCCCAGTCGAGCAGAGAGTGAGAATACAGAGACCAGAAAAACTATAACCCCTACAGAATTATACAAAAACCGAGAAAAAATCCGAATCCGTGTCTTGTACCTAACAATCAAAACAACAGCCACCCGTTTCCAATCGAATTCCAAATTCACAAATTCATAATCTATAATCTTACTCGTAAATAATTCCAAAAATACAGTAATAGTGAAGTTTGGGGAATGGTCGAATCCCCAGCAAGTCGAATGGTGCAACCTATAGGCTGACAATGCGCCTGATGCTCACtcaagaaaggaaaaagaaaagaaagagaagaaa encodes:
- a CDS encoding uncharacterized protein (COG:S;~EggNog:ENOG410PTR1;~InterPro:IPR036864,IPR001138;~PFAM:PF00172;~go_function: GO:0000981 - DNA-binding transcription factor activity, RNA polymerase II-specific [Evidence IEA];~go_function: GO:0008270 - zinc ion binding [Evidence IEA];~go_process: GO:0006355 - regulation of transcription, DNA-templated [Evidence IEA]), whose product is MRDMTASTGALNEAMAHQLLPQDEKINLHHHNHHIKKEPFPSARRSTRHGQQRDALKQSISRVSPSRERENKDPNKRRSRLACARCRQRKIKCSGENEDGQACTNCRNAGEETRCHFLRVKSMHCPAVGGAANPSPPNVNMYAQMHQKLAAVSNVRYSPYSRSPNYYMGPVDTHSAFPRQSYGVEHGVNYEDPSAAVYNGQAAAHVLPSTPQNVWNDYYGITWNQRGWNTNEAAFPDQGTENPLIQPAYSYMLAGQGTHRNVPNPTSQPQLMTPSPEVTSGMPYPPASGSPWEQKCTDATTHRGSMQSMTNESFPTSPETQIKPDPGTQDMVLGYVPTILSQNTPTIPNGTYPALDTVNPVMAGDFQTPPDTQFMRTFSRDSRLLSIGTSSDYSPSDSYHYSSNGSNSGSERGRTHSEASDSSATTLVNGFPYSPMKQVDSHAHAQHGLQFNLMASDSMADYHPEMQRALQGY